Genomic segment of Mastomys coucha isolate ucsf_1 unplaced genomic scaffold, UCSF_Mcou_1 pScaffold5, whole genome shotgun sequence:
CTTAGAAGTCAGTGCCACTGCCCGGACTCTTGAGTGCTTTAAAAGGATGATTTCCCGTTCTGATAAGGGAGAAACAACAGGTTTCATCCAGGAGAGGTACTTTTCGTCTAAGGTTGCCTTTAAAAAAGTGAGTCACCTTGGTCGTCAGAGGCAGTTTCTGTGTGAGAACCGGTTGGAGAGGAGATAATCGTGTGATCTCCGATGGGAACGTGTGCACTGTGGGGTTCTCGGGGAGTCAGGGTCCCGTTAACACAATCTCAAATGGTCCATACTTGAGCCACGCTCTCAGGACTTGAGAGTTGGCCGCAGTAGACTTTGCAGGGCCTGTGACTAGGCTGCAGGAAGTTCCCTGCAGCTACGGGATGGGGCGGGAAGAGGATGGACAGGATGTAGAAGGAAATTACTTCAGTTCCAGTCACTGGACCAGGAAGTCACTGAGGTACCACTTAGTTTCACATGCCTTGTTATTGCTGAGCTCCGAGGCTCCGGTGAGAACCCCGGTCTtcagaggttgcctgtttgcCCCTCAGCTAGGATTAGATAACCTCTAGATGAGGCTCATCTGCAATGCCAGAAAGGATTCTCCCCAGTCCTATTAAGAACCACACTTTTGGGAGGATTTGTGGCCCCTCCATTGGCCTTCTCAGCTAGGCTCCTCTGTATCAGGCTCAGGCTTTGCATAGGACACCAACCATGGGTGTCAGGAATACTGATGAGCAAAGCAAGCTTAGCAACTACTCATTCATCACTGAAATGCGGTTATGGTATGCATGGACTTTGGGAGGCAGCGGACCTGAATCTATATCCTCATCTTCACCGTGCACTTGTGTAACCCAGGGTATCTCAGTTTCCCCCTACCGTCATATGGAAACCCAATGCTATTGCAAAGAGTCCTGAGCATAGTCTACACAACTCCTACATGGACCTGTAGAATGGGACAGGAGGCAAGTGAGATTGGAGGCATCTTCCCCAGTTGggtccttcttccctcccaccagGTGAAGACTAAGGATGAATCCAGAAGTGTGGGCCGCATCAGCAAGCAGTGGGGAGGGCTGCTCCGAGAAGCCCTCACAGATGCCGATGACTTTGGCCTCCAGTTCCCAGTAGATCTAGATGTGAGAGTGAAGGCAGTGCTGCTGGGAGCCACGTTCCTCATCGTGAGTtggccgcctgcctctgcccttcccttcctgttATTAGACGCGCTGTTCAGTTCCTGGACCCTTACTAGAAGGTCAGGGGCATGTATGGTGGGTTGCAGGTCCAGAGCTAAGTTACAATAGCTGGTCAACACAGACCCATCCAGATCTCCCATTGACAGTGACCTTTCCTTAGGATTATATGTTCTTCGAGAAGCGAGGAGGCACAGGACCCTCGGCCATCACCAGTTAGAAGCCACCTCAGGATGAGAAGACCATCCCCTCAACTAGAACTTAAGATGGTCACCTGCCCTGGACTTACCCTCCTGAAGCAGCCCTTTCCTTGGCATACACTGCAGCGAACCTGCAGGGTGGCTGAGTGGTTGGGAGCCATTGTgtcccatcccttccctcctttaCCTGTGACCCTGCAGAGGAGCATGTGTGAGACCATCCTTGTGTTTACCATCTCCGAGCAGTCCCTGTGCACACATTAGCTTTTAAACTTCCGTGCCCTCTCCTTCCAGCCTTCCTCCAGGGTCTCTGCACAGGAGGGGGCATCTGGAATCCAGGACTCTGGTTATACCCCAGGGCTTGTGGGTAAAAGGCAAGCGGCACCAAAGATGGCAGACACCCCCTCCCTTTATAGCACTTTAGCCAATTAGTTTAGCTTCAGACTGTGGGCACTCTGAGGGGATCCCTGCCTCCTTGCTAATAGCTGTAGAGGTTGGGACCCAGTGCCAACTCCCTCACCCCCTGGGCCCTGCTGGTGCTTTCTGCAGCTTCCTGTGCCTTATTTAACCGTTAACCCCTTCCTTCCCCTACTGTAGGAAGGAGGTCGTGTCTTTGTATATTGTACTCATATAAACTTTGCAACTTTTTAAACAGTAGAAGGCGATGTGACGGGAGAGGGTAGATACAGGATAACACAAAGGGAGTGGCGTCTGCTGGGCTAGAGTCAGCCAGCCTATATAATCTATACTATttggattaaagaaaaaaaaagtccttgagTCTAAAAAGTTAGTTTTCATCACCCATGGTGATTCTGGACCAAACCAAAGCAGTTTGTGCCACAGCCCCCAAGTCAATATCTAAGTTGGGTGCCCCAAAGAGTCTAGGGAGGTAGCTAATGACAGTTCTGACGGTTGTTCTGTGATCAGGTATTGATCCTTGTCTGTAGTGAGTAGAGGCTTCCTCCAAAGCTTTCTCTTTCAAGTCCTGTTCAATTGGAAATGTTATAGGCAGAGTGGACTTGATCCATCTTGATCCCTTCTGAAACCAAGGAACAGGGCACGGAGATAAGCACTAACTGGTACCTGACCCCACGTGCCCTACACACTTCCTATAACTCCTCACAGCAGGTAAATCTTCCTTAGTGTGCCTCTGTCAAGACCTCATGTTCTGTTTAGTCCCATAAGGCCAAGCTCTAAGTGGACCAGGTATTCCATGCTGGTATCCAACCCCGAGGATGCAGAGTTCAGGACCGGGCTAGGATGTAGCGACTGGCTGCTGACAGGTCCCAGTGATGATGCTCCAGGATGCGACGACAGTCTGCTCTGGACCGGTTACTGAGGTGGAAGAGCTGGTCTACCTGTGTGAGCAGGAGGTAGGGTAGCTGACCACTAGTGAGCCAAGCAGGTGACTTGGGAAACCTGCAGAAGGGGCTAATTTTACCTTGAGGTTTCGGATTGCAGAAGCCACATCTCCCCCAGTAGTTCTAAGTGCTGCTTGGCACTCCTGGTAGGTGACACCATGCACACGCAGCTCTACCTGTAGGGGATAAATCTTTGTTTAGCCCTTGTCCCAACCTACAGGCCCTTTGAACATCAAGTCATTTTAGTGAGCCCTCACCTCTACAATCTTCCTCTGCCACTCAGGGTCTGACAAGGGGCTTCCAGAGGGGACAGTGGCTTTGCTGGCTCCAGTTCGGTGATTATGTGAGGATTCTCCTTTGGGCCGGGCTTTGTGGGGTTGGCTGGGCTGAGAAGAGCTGCAGATAATAGGCGGGCGTGGAGGCAGGTCTGGTGGGCGTGGAGGTAGGTCTGGGAGTCCCTGGGACATAACTCTTGTAGGTCGAAGTTCAGGAGGGCTTGAACCACCTCCTGTAGGTCTAGGGCCCAGGGACAGGACTGACTCCAGACTCTTGGAAATGCCTTCAGAGTTGAGAAAGAAATGACATAAGAGGAGGCCCATCTTCTTGCTCTTTTGACAATCTACACTGAGCTGTGTGATTTTGCAAGGATATTTAGGTAAGCTAGCTGGCCTTGTCCTCAGGTGTCTGTATGTTAGATGGCCAGAAAGAAGGTATGCAAATGGAATCGAGACAGCTAGGGGCTCAAAGAACTCTATGAGGGCCAAAGCCGGGAGAGGCTGTCCAGTGGAAAAATAAGTGTGCCAGGAGgagatagcacatgcctttaatcccatcacttgggaggcagaggtaggcagatctctgagttcaagtctaccCTGGACTACTTTAAGAATGAGCTTAGGACAgacggggctacacagagaaaccatgtctcaaaaggcCAAAACAAATCATCTGTCCAAAGATGGTATTTGGAGGAAGGAAACCATATACGCAAAGGTACGGATTCAGAGTTGGGAAGGGAAATTGGAAAGTTGTTCTTGAGACCCTGGGTCCCACCACACCCACCTCTCATCTGCTGCAGGGGCACCTTTCTTCTGTGGTTCCGTGCTGGGGGTAGATCTTGTAATGTTgccttctccctgtccctgtgAGAGAGTGATCTAGTTCATTCTCCACTATTCATCCACATCATGGCCTTCTTCCAAAAAACATGGGTCCCACACATGACCCACAAGGGAAGCTCCAGCTGGGGGCCAGTCCATTCTCACTCCTCCATCCTATTCCCAAGCTTTCTTTCAGAGAAGTTACGCTATTTAGTCAGCCTCCCCCAAACCAACTCTGTCCCCCACCCTTTCATGGCCTTACCCATCTGTGCCCCCTCTGCATTTCTCTCCACGGGCAGGGGAACCTCTGTGGGCTGGATGGGTGACTGGTGAACCCCCCAAGTCTGCTAGTGTCACTGCAGAAGCTGGAAAGTTGCCCACTTTGAGGGTGCGACCATTCTGGCCCTTCCAGGTTGCGGTGTCCGGGCTGTGGGAAGAGGAGCTGGTGAAGGAAATGGGGTCAGGGAAAGTGGCAGCTGGTCTCCGGCCACATTCAGCTCATCAAGCTGTGTGTCTTGTGGCCACATCTGCCTGGAGGAAGGGAAGCCTTTTTCTCTCCAACACAAAAAGGGCACTGTGGGCCAGGCAGGGCTCCAGCAGGGAGGGTGGGGCTGAGCTGGGGTGCAGGGCGCAGTGGGAAAACGAAAAGACCCACAAGACCAACATTCAAGGAACTGGAGAAAAACATAGGGACCGGGAGTCCAGAAGGCTGGGAGGACACATCCCTTGGGGATGCTTAGGGGAATAAGATTGTCACCTGCCCTCAATGATAGTGATGGGGTCACCGATCTCCATCCGCAAAGCACCTGGCTCTGTGACCTCCCTCACACAGCGCCCCTCAGAAAGCCAGGCCTGTGGAGATAGAAGAAAGGGTGGCTGGGCTTTTGGCCTAAGTCATAAGGGTAATAAGAAAGGACCTTTTCCCATAGCAAACAAATAGACATCGTGTATGTCTTCCACGtgcccagccctccctccccattACAACCCAAAGCGGAGTGGGGTTGCTGACCAGGACTCCATGCCATGCTGGACATGGCATGCAAGAAACCACAAAGGAGAATCTTGTCTCTGTGTAAGTGGACCAAATGAGAAGCATCCTGCTCACTCTATTCTACACCAAGCCTACCAGGTCTGCCTCCCATACACCTCAGGGGCAGGCCCAGGGCCTCAGCTCTGATCTGGagctctttctcttgctcctgcctcccagccaCTGTCTGTATTAGCCACCTTACTGCTCTCAAACCCAGCTAGACTGAAACAACTACTCTGACCCATAGCCTTCTGCAGCTCCCAAGAGCCCTTGGAGTGAAGACCAAAGTGCTCTAACAGTAGATAGACTGAGTTAGGGCCCAGCTCTGAAGTCACGTGGGTGGTGCTGCTCTCTACACCTCCACTGACTGGGTGACTTTAGATAAGTCACTGACCTATCAGTGGATGAAGTGCCCCATCAGTTAAATAGAGATTAGGAGTAATTACCTCCTGGAGCTGTTAAACAAGGACACAATGAGTGGCGGAGGACACCTGTGAGGCTCTTCACAGTCCATCACACTGGTCAAGTATTCTAAGCTCTCCTTGACAGAGTTCTGTTCACATCTGCAGCCCTACAGCTTCCCCCTTGTCCTCCCATGCagaatctatttatttatttatttatttatttatttatttatttattggtttttttcgagacagggtttctctgtatagccctggctgtcctggaactcactctgtacatcaggctggcctcgaacccagaaatccccctgcctctgcctcccaagtgctgggattaaaggcctgcgccaccactgcccagcttctttcttttatttatctatttaatttttcttgtcaGGCACGAGTGAAAACCCactactttcttttctgtgcCTCTTTTGTGGCTCAGAAGCGAAACACCACCTCTTCCAGCTACATCTTTGCAGGCCTTAGCTGCTGCCTCAAGGGCTCTGCATTTCCTGCAGGAAGTGACTGAACCTGGTTCTGATCGAGTTCCAGATTCCGGCCCAGGCATCAAGACATGTTTGTCTTATGCAGGGAACTCTGGATGAGagaataaagggaagaaaagctATGTGTATCTGGAGAGTTGGGGATTCTCACCTCTTGAAGCAGTCCTTCCAGGTTGGAAAAGCTAGGCCGATCTGCTGGGTGAGGGGCCCAGCAACGCAAGGCGAGGGAGTAAAGGGCCCTGGAACAGAGGGGAGGTTTTGGCAGCCTGGCTCGGTCCTTCTCCAGCCGTTGTAGGATGAGATACGGTGGAACACCTGCCCAGGGTTCCTCGCCtccagaaaacatttcccagagtGTCACTCCGAACATCCACACGTCAGAGGCAGACGAGAAGGCTCCCTGGCGTAGGCTCTCTGGGGCACACCTgaggaaaatggaaattaaaagtgGCTAGGTCAATGCCCAGCTcacctttccttccactgtgcaCCCACTCCCTCGATCCCGCCCAGCTCCATTAGCCTCAAAAAACCTTcctgtgcctctctgtcctgCTTCCTGTGGAAGAGTAACAACCACTCCCTCTCCCCAACACCCCAACCGCCCCGCCCCCTCGAGTTCCAAGCTGGTTGCTCTCTAGCCCTGCTCAACTCTGACTTCCTAGCCCAGCCTCAAACCGGACCATTAGAGTACCCCCCTCACCAGGCATAGGGGATGGGACGGGGCCCGCCCATGACGTAGCGACCCCGGGCGCCGCCCAGTGGCCGCACCAGTCCAAAATCTGCCACCTTGATCATTCGAGGTGAGGCCAGCAGCAGGTTGCGAGTGGCGAGATCCCGGTGCACTAACCCACAGGACCCCAAGTACGCCATGGCTCCTGCCAGCTGACGCA
This window contains:
- the Tnk1 gene encoding non-receptor tyrosine-protein kinase TNK1 isoform X2 encodes the protein MPATWAAPRSCLFRLRQAIHLKQTAILLRGLTPDMLPEASSLWLLRLLRDVQLAQFYRPILEELNVTRPEHFDFVRPEDLDNIGMGRPAQRRLTEALKRYRSGVKSKNWVYKILGGFAPDQKESPPHSDSLPCFHEPEGGLKCLIPEGAVCRGELLGSGCFGVVHRGLWTLPSGQSIPVAVKSLRVGPEGPMGTELGDFLREVSVMMKLEHPHVLRLHGLVLGQPLQMVMELAPLGSLHARLTAPAPTPPLPVALLCLFLRQLAGAMAYLGSCGLVHRDLATRNLLLASPRMIKVADFGLVRPLGGARGRYVMGGPRPIPYAWCAPESLRQGAFSSASDVWMFGVTLWEMFSGGEEPWAGVPPYLILQRLEKDRARLPKPPLCSRALYSLALRCWAPHPADRPSFSNLEGLLQEAWLSEGRCVREVTEPGALRMEIGDPITIIEGSPDTATWKGQNGRTLKVGNFPASAVTLADLGGSPVTHPAHRGSPARGEKCRGGTDGDREKATLQDLPPARNHRRKVPLQQMRGISKSLESVLSLGPRPTGGGSSPPELRPTRVMSQGLPDLPPRPPDLPPRPPIICSSSQPSQPHKARPKGESSHNHRTGASKATVPSGSPLSDPEWQRKIVEVELRVHGVTYQECQAALRTTGGDVASAIRNLKVDQLFHLSNRSRADCRRILEHHHWDLSAASRYILARS
- the Tnk1 gene encoding non-receptor tyrosine-protein kinase TNK1 isoform X1: MPATWAAPRSCLFRLRQAIHLKQTAILLRGLTPDMLPEASSLWLLRLLRDVQLAQFYRPILEELNVTRPEHFDFVRPEDLDNIGMGRPAQRRLTEALKRYRSGVKSKNWVYKILGGFAPDQKESPPHSDSLPCFHEPEGGLKCLIPEGAVCRGELLGSGCFGVVHRGLWTLPSGQSIPVAVKSLRVGPEGPMGTELGDFLREVSVMMKLEHPHVLRLHGLVLGQPLQMVMELAPLGSLHARLTAPAPTPPLPVALLCLFLRQLAGAMAYLGSCGLVHRDLATRNLLLASPRMIKVADFGLVRPLGGARGRYVMGGPRPIPYAWCAPESLRQGAFSSASDVWMFGVTLWEMFSGGEEPWAGVPPYLILQRLEKDRARLPKPPLCSRALYSLALRCWAPHPADRPSFSNLEGLLQEAWLSEGRCVREVTEPGALRMEIGDPITIIEGSSSSHSPDTATWKGQNGRTLKVGNFPASAVTLADLGGSPVTHPAHRGSPARGEKCRGGTDGDREKATLQDLPPARNHRRKVPLQQMRGISKSLESVLSLGPRPTGGGSSPPELRPTRVMSQGLPDLPPRPPDLPPRPPIICSSSQPSQPHKARPKGESSHNHRTGASKATVPSGSPLSDPEWQRKIVEVELRVHGVTYQECQAALRTTGGDVASAIRNLKVDQLFHLSNRSRADCRRILEHHHWDLSAASRYILARS